TACAACTTAATAGTATGCGTTTTTCTTTGACATTCTTTATACATACACTAATAACAAAGTACGAGATTTATTCGACATTTCTGAGAATAACCTATTTATAAAACCCGTGAATAACCCTCTCGTAATCGAGATCCATACAACAATAAAACGTAAAAGTAGAGTAATGactcctttttctttacgaGCTTTGTAGGAATCGTAAACCAAACGTTACAGGAACTGTTTGAGAGTGATTGGCATCAATGATTCTTTGAAATTGTAACGATAGCATATACCTGGTTAGTGCTCAAACACAATCCGTTCTCGTACAAATGGGAAACGCAACGATAAACTGAGGGAAACACtgagaaaattaagaattagAGACGATTGCTTCCGTTACTCGCTAGTATCTGCTATGAATATTGAATTGTTTCACTTGTCGTAAACGCCTCTTTCGTGGCCCCAGGAATCCGGAGAAAGCGTTGAACACCAGCTTGATTGACCTCAGCGCTCCCATACATTTACAAGTCCCTGGAAATAAGATGTGTTCAGCATCCGTTAAGAATTTTGTACCATTTTGTTACAAATTCTAGCAATAGTCCAAAAATTATTACCGTGCACATATTTAATAGCATAATTACGGAAGAGTGAACGAATTTAATGAGAAACAAGTAACAAAGTAAATGTCAAAAGAAAGTACAAAGAAgtatttttctcttgaaattaATTCTGCGGACGCTTCATTTGTATTAGCGAAAATGACGCGGTTTGAAAGAAGATATTAGAGGTTTGATTCCGCACACTGTTCGCAAATGTTCCGCGGTTAAAGTACTGAGGTGTTCCAGTTAGATGTTCAGTCAAACACACATCTCTGTGATCACGAAAACGATTCCATTCAAATGCTGAATGTGGTCAGCTCGATTGCAAATTGTTGTGGATTCCAGAATAATATGTTTTCCCATATCTCTCAGAAGTTTTGAAGATGGCAAGAGCAGAACAGAATGACATCATTGAAGCGTTTCTAGCGATTTCCTCAACGTACCTAGCAGGATGGGATTACATCatgaaaatcacttttttcatccCATCTGTCTGGCCGTCTAAGGCATGTCAATCACCTCATGCGATTTAATTCATAGTGTTATGCTCTTACCTTCGCATATTAATGTACTTGGATCTTCATGAGAACAATATTAatgagctgttttttttttaaacagagcTTACTAAAGTTTCATGAAAGTCACTGAACATTACAAGATGACTCTTTCTCATATTATTCAAGTAATGAAAAAACGTTGTACGTATACATATTTCCGTCACATCCGAAaactttcacttttcaaaCCCTTACTTCCAGCTGAAACCCGAAACAAAGCTGTCCACAAACCGATTGTAGCATCATCATCTTCGTCATCGTCCGGAGTCCAGCTATATATTGCAGCTTCCGGGATCGTAAAGCATGCAGCCTTGCACTGATCACCGTCTAGACCTGCCAATGACGCTAGTTCCGGACCGGTGACAGCATGGTCTCGGAATCGGTCTCTCAGCTCGTCTTCTAAACGATCACATATGTTTCGTATGCTACTAGTATTTCTCGATGCATGAATGAGTGGGTGTGATTGCTGTTCGAAACGGGCGAGTTTTCCCCGGGGACGAAGATTTGGGGAGGGGCAGTATGACATCACTATCCTACATCATCTCCGCCCTCTTTCACTGATTGTCATTTCGTCAATAGTACGGGAATAAATAAACTTGCGACTATGTggacaaaaatgaaatcacGTATggtttatgtatgtatgttattttatgtttatgtatGTGTGTCGTGATTAACCTAACGGCTCCTCTGACAGATACATGGGAACAACATATGCGAATTGTTGCTTAGATCAGTATCACACTTCTATCAAAATACATTAACTGGGTGTTGAAGAACGGCatggaaaatctgaaaagGTTCACGAAATATCAGTTTTTATTGATGGGTTGGTAACTAGTAATATATGAAGTAGATAAAGCGATGCGAAGAATTCACACTAACTCCCTCTgatgaggaagaaaatttaGCACTGTAACTGTATTATTTTGAGTCTTTTTCGCACTCATCTAAGGAGAGCTTCACGAGCAGGAAGGGAATATAAATACGTATGAATTCCTCTCGTTCCgcctaattattttttttggaaaccaCTGAATaaatagcttttttcttcctcaccTCTCAAAATGGATGAAAGAAATCTTCTAGAAAATTAgggattgtttatttttgttgtgaaatTAGTTATCATGGGGATGATATAAAATAGTACAGTATCTTTGGAATGTTTAACAGTGTGGTGAGGATATCAAGGAGTATGATAGCGATTCTCTCTAAGAAGTCCAAGAACATGAGATTACTTGAATGAAGATAACTTACTAGTAAAAACATATCGGTGACAACGTGGTCGTTGTAATGAATGTGAAAATTATATGCGATTTTCCctatttgaaagatttttgagCAAAGTTTGTGAATTCAtttcaagttcttttttttttgataaaatgttatgataaatgataaatgttTCGAGGCCAGAAATGTGTTGCTTGAAAATCGCTTATTATTAACTTATCCCAGAATTGTTCCCTCAGCTGTTTACCATAACTAATATCGAGTGCAGGATCCCCAAAACACTAACTTGGCAGCTGAGATTCCCACAATCATACTTCAGAATagtgagagagagaaaaaaaaggaggaagaagaaggattaAAGGATGGACCTGGTGAAGCATCCACACAGCACaggattttttcaatgttttgttTGCCGAGAACTCTTTTATCGTCCTTACCTTCATCCAAGCAGAATCCAATCAATGTGTCCTTTTTCTTGATGAGATCACCACTCAATGAACGTGACTTCAAATAGCACAGCTCCGCGCTTTCCATCCACTCGTACGCCAAACACGAAGGATCGTCGCGGCATTCCACAGCACATCTAAAAATTCACCATTCGGTGACACGACCGTGAATCCTTTGAAATATCGTCTCTTATCCCAACCCTCGATGATCGATGCTTCGGAGTCGTCGATAGTCTCCTCCTTCGATGCTCAGTCCCTTTTCAGTGTTGAAACATCGCCCTGGAAAAACTAAAGCTACACATCCTCAGTATCCATTAAACTCATATAAGGAAACACTATTTTAAGAGCTAGCTCCGCTAGTGATCtctcttctttacttttttagaATATCCATGGACTCTGAGTAGGCGAAGAGTTCACGGTTGAAAGGAGACCTTTTATGATGTTTTCGGGTTGAATGCTTCGCGAGTGGAACGATGAGGTCATTCGAATCAGGAACTGAGTGCCAAGTGAAATGTCATTTTCATTACGGAAGAAATACGTCACCTGTCAATCAATCATTGCCAACTAATGCAGAATCGAGACCTAACATCACACTTCACCGCATATCCGGGAAggaagggggagggggagagGAGGAGGTGATGATCTGgccaaaaatccatttctGAGCATCAACATTTCATTATGCATACAACCCCCACTAATACAGTATTAATGCGCTCCTATAGTTATTTCCGGAAACTCGGAGAGCCTGTTCATTTCGGACAGACGCACATTTTCCAATTAATCTGTTCTATTCTAGTGTACATCTGGCGTGCGTAGTTGATTTCCGCGTAAATACGAGGCGCTCACTACGCTGTGGATTTTGATGAGTTGCGAAAACTTCGTCCCACTTCTGTAGTGTATGCGATATCAACACGGAAGTGAATTCATAAATTGCTCATAACTTTTCCAATGAAGCGAGCTTTACTTTAATCATGTAGcataatttttcagaagatgACGACAGCAACGGAATAGAAAAACAGCTGAAGCAGATTAATTTATTCTATCTCGTTCTAGCCTTGTTTAACTTCCTCAAtgtcaacaaaagaaaatatttctgcagCTTTCAGTCCTATTAACTTCCCATTAGCGAAGCTGTTTTCTGGCCGAGTCGTTAAAATGccacttttttctaccaacCCAACTACGTAATTCATCCGTGAACTGAAGGACCTTTTCACACTGAATTCACTTAGAGTCGCACGGCAACAACACCTTAAATGGCACAACGTTTACGCAAGAGACGGTACTATGGATAAAAGGACCGTAAACTGGGGATAATCCTCCTCCCACAGTGGACGCATTTGTATCTCGGGGTTCAATCTGGTATGAACACTCACCCTTGTTTAGCATCCTACGTTTCCTAGGATTAGTTCTTAGGATACATACATTTTGATTTTGCTGTCATAAACTGTTTGAAGCGTACATTTTAATCTGTGAGGATATCCGAATTTTGACAGCAGATAAGCAAAACCTGGGTTTTTCTCTCaacaaaagaaacgaaagcaCTGCCTTGAGGAAAACTGACAATCAAGATGTTCTTACCTAGAAAAGATATTTGCGATGTTCTTAGCACGCAAAAAAACGGGAAACGGCTCTGAACTCTAGAAATCCacaggaaaaaatgcaaaaccaAGCACATGTTGAAAGCTGCACTCTTAAGAAATAACTCTAACATGGATTTTAATAGATTTAAACAAGTTGTGACACCTACAGGATTAATTTAAAGTGATATGATGCTGTATGTGgatttcgtaaaaaaaatccgatgtAATCTACATGTTACATGTTTTCAGTATACTCGTgggcaaaaataaaaaaaaaataacaaaatggtCCCTGTAAATTCGTCTTCGCCACTTAAAATTGATATGCCTCGCATGTTTGCGGACATTCATTGGTTCCGAACATAGGTTTAGAATGTCTTTTAAGGGAGTTTGTTCAGCATATTCGGAGATGATTATAAACAAATATACGGGAGCATATTTTTGCAGCTTAATCTATCTTGCACAATCCATACTACtaagaaaaactgcaaagtttctgattcgaaaaaaaaaatgtttgggGGTTTTAGAGAGTTTCGAAAGGAATataaaaaaccttcaaattaGGTCTTTTTCCGTCATTTTTCATAAGCTGAGGCTGTGTGGCATCCAGGCTCACGAGTCGGTCAAAAATGGCAAATTTTTGCGATTTTCAAGGGATCACCTGTTCTTTGGCGACTTTTTCCCCCAATGATATCTTAATGAATGAACGTTTAAGTAGGAATTATTCAAGACTACGCGCTACTTACTTAAATAGCGATAATGTGACCacatttgaaataataaaaaagcaaagtaCTCATCCAACTAATCGTAGTGTTTCACGTTTTTCACGTTCAAAATGTGTTTGCCATTACTTACTCAATAGTATGATAGGGGCATCTTCGCTATTCAGCTAAAGAAATAGCTGATATTTAGATCAGAACAAATATGACAGTCATGAGATCTCTTGCAAGGAAAGGTCCTTGTCTTAAATATCAAGTCccttgattttttctcaaactgtatggaatcagaaaaaatagcTAAGACTCCTTTCACAGCGAAACTGATGAATTTTACATTcagcatagtttttttttaactgaactTCAATTAAATCCTGCATATGATATCCAGTGTGCAAAAAGAGCAACCAAGAGAGTAGCGTATGCAAGAAACACATCTCATTACCTGAGGCGTGGCTGGATGATAGAACCGAGAAAAACACCATGAAAGGATACAGCACTCGAAGCGACGAAATTGGACCATCAGTGGTAGACGTTGAGAAACTCGTGGGCATAGTGGTAGTCAGCGGTTCGCTTCCAAGAAGTGAAGCCATACGTTTCTGGAAGTGAGGATTTTCTTGTAGCCAGTATATGCTGCCGATGTGGTGACCACTTGTGACACAAAAGAGGAGTTCATAGAACTTCAATCGCTTAATGAGTGAACTAGGAAGCTGCAAACAGGTGAACTGAATCAACGGGATTACATGACATGACATAGTGACAATTGGAGAAAGTGATGGTCTTCCTGACAACCGCTCCCGGGCAACAGACATCGATATACTGCATGGTAGTTTCTACAACTTCTTCTCCTCAGGTCTCCTCAGAGTGGGCGGAGCTATGGGCGGGACAAGTTCGAATCGGCTTGTTGGCTACAGTTGAACACGCCCGAAGTAGAGCTTATGGTAACCACAAACACACGTGCCGGTCAGATAAGGCCAAGCGACATTTGAATAGTTAAAATGTGACCGACAACTGCATATGCAATTATCTATCCTTATCCGAGTTGCGGTGCAGCCAGCACGTTGCCTtcctccaaagttctgcgtGAGCTGAACCAAATAGAAAGAATCAGCATATGAGAAAGAGAAACGATAGACGACGTGTGACCTCAGAACCAGATCTGTCTGTAACTTTGATCTCACGGGCCTAATGAACGCAAACTAAATTTTTAATGCCATAAGAATTTATTGAGAAGTATatataaagttaaaggataacgtTTCTGTTGTTATCCAATGACAGCTGAGCTTGGTCTgtcaccaatttatcgaccccggagggatgaaaggcttggtgagtacttgggcggattcgaacctccgatcgatcgtgcagaaagtggaacctttaaccgctacaccacacccgcacTAATAAGTAGAAGAGAAGTATATacgtataaataatattatacaACGTTTTGTGAGTTGGTGAGGTGAGCTGACTGAATAAGGGTTGAGTTCGGATCGTTTTCGAAAATCATTGCGGATAAGCAACTTCTCAAATCAACTTTACCGTGTAAATATGGACACCATAGATCATAAATTTTCGTCGCAACCAATAGAGCGCGGAATAAAAGACGATTTATAAGATTGCATTTTCCATAAACCAAAACAAATCTATGACTATCCTTCAGCTGGGAATATTTCCAGATTTATTGAGCTTAGCTCTTAGCAGCTTTTGTAAATTTCCGGAATTCATCGGCTCAAGTGTGCAACGACAATCTTTTTGAAAGGTGGCAAATTGTCGCTTGTTTCGAAGATCAGTGTATTATATAGTTCTAGTTATTTTCGTTTTGTAAAGAAATCTtttactctttcttttcttctgaactGCTAGCAAACTTATAGTTGCATTTCAGGCAATTCTTGGATACCCCTTGAATAATACGAGGTAGGAGACAGATCCGTgtgtatacaggatagtaagTAAATTCTGCATCACTTCTTCTCTCAACTAACGGCCGTTTCTCAGAATTCATCTTCAAAATTGATCTTTTTACTAACTCGAGCTGAAACCTTCAAATGATACACTTCAGCTAATGCATTCGATGCGAatccaaaactttttttttgcgaacgcaaaagaaaagaaaagaaaaagaaaagaaatttggtaacgagttttttttaatcgtgaAAGGGGGCTCGAGAGGCTATTTGCACATGTGAGCTCCCTAAATCACTTAATAGTTAAAAATTCTTAAGTTGAGCATTTTTGGCTGCAAATTATTTGAACTTCACAATTTCGCTtaagaaacaaggaaaaacaaaacaaaaaaaaataaatgtgttgAAAACTATATGTAACACATAATTCTTTATatgattcaatttttcatcgCTGTAGCCGCGTATCTGCAACACGCTTATCAATAGCAACTCATCTGTACTTCTTCTAACAGATGGTCCCGTCCTATTTTTCGAACCTTAACTTGGATGTGATCActcagccaaaaaaaaatccattaaaaaatctGTCTGTTGAACACGTGCGTTATTATGATAAATTAGATATTTTCCAGTTTATGGATTATTAGtttaaatcatttttgaaacaGCAGTT
This is a stretch of genomic DNA from Necator americanus strain Aroian chromosome II, whole genome shotgun sequence. It encodes these proteins:
- a CDS encoding hypothetical protein (NECATOR_CHRII.G5336.T1), with product MASLLGSEPLTTTMPTSFSTSTTDGPISSLRVLYPFMVFFSVLSSSHASGRCFNTEKGLSIEGGDYRRLRSIDHRGCAVECRDDPSCLAYEWMESAELCYLKSRSLSGDLIKKKDTLIGFCLDEEDELRDRFRDHAVTGPELASLAGLDGDQCKAACFTIPEAAIYSWTPDDDEDDDATIGTCKCMGALRSIKLVFNAFSGFLGPRKRRLRQVKQFNIHSRY
- a CDS encoding hypothetical protein (NECATOR_CHRII.G5336.T2), encoding MASLLGSEPLTTTMPTSFSTSTTDGPISSLRVLYPFMVFFSVLSSSHASVFPGRCFNTEKGLSIEGGDYRRLRSIDHRGCAVECRDDPSCLAYEWMESAELCYLKSRSLSGDLIKKKDTLIGFCLDEEDELRDRFRDHAVTGPELASLAGLDGDQCKAACFTIPEAAIYSWTPDDDEDDDATIGTCKCMGALRSIKLVFNAFSGFLGPRKRRLRQVKQFNIHSRY